A genomic window from Brachyspira sp. SAP_772 includes:
- a CDS encoding ABC transporter ATP-binding protein — protein MNIIELKDVHKSFGSQKVLNGVNLIVNKGETLAVIGNSGCGKSVLIKHLIGLLQPDSGSIIIDGNDINQISDNELTEVRKKFAMVFQGAALFDSLNVYENVSFGLRRIKKGISESKIKVKVAEVLDMVGMPNIEKKMPSELSGGMKKRVGLARAIAMDPEILLYDEPTTGLDPVMSRVIDDLIVKMQNILNVTSIVITHDMTSVFRMADRVVMLHKGQIIEGGDPDHLKEIENPHLKFFFMSSIAKKGEDIESIRPKD, from the coding sequence ATGAATATAATAGAATTAAAAGATGTACATAAGAGTTTTGGCAGTCAAAAGGTATTAAATGGTGTCAATCTTATAGTTAACAAAGGAGAAACATTAGCAGTTATAGGCAATTCCGGCTGCGGTAAAAGTGTTCTTATAAAACACTTAATAGGATTGTTACAGCCAGATTCTGGAAGCATTATAATAGATGGAAATGATATAAATCAAATATCAGATAATGAGCTTACAGAGGTGAGAAAAAAGTTTGCTATGGTTTTTCAGGGAGCTGCTTTATTTGACTCTTTAAATGTTTATGAGAATGTAAGTTTTGGGCTTAGAAGAATAAAAAAAGGTATATCAGAAAGTAAAATAAAGGTAAAAGTAGCTGAAGTATTAGATATGGTAGGTATGCCAAATATAGAAAAGAAAATGCCTTCAGAATTATCTGGAGGAATGAAAAAACGTGTTGGGCTTGCTCGTGCTATTGCAATGGACCCTGAAATATTGTTGTATGATGAGCCTACTACTGGATTAGACCCCGTTATGTCTAGGGTAATAGATGATTTAATAGTAAAAATGCAAAATATACTTAATGTTACAAGCATAGTTATTACGCATGATATGACTAGTGTATTTAGAATGGCTGATAGAGTTGTTATGCTGCATAAGGGGCAGATTATAGAAGGCGGAGACCCTGACCATTTAAAAGAAATAGAAAACCCTCATTTAAAATTCTTTTTCATGAGCAGTATAGCAAAGAAGGGTGAAGATATAGAAAGTATTAGACCAAAAGATTAA
- a CDS encoding MlaD family protein — MKNKVKLGIFFIVTLVLLIGAITVFGKFKLKGNGYRIYVDYVFIGDLLVNGKVSYRGGGINIGFIEDISINPDGTIRVTLFITDRKVILPEGTRFTIQTVGLGLGEKYIMATPPTITTSGLKSIEPESVVQGVEPFSLESTLGSIGDIGKDLNFEQFSEIFTNLSKTIISITQIIGTNEKTITDVISNFNESLAHINSITKDLSSIINDVENGKGTAGIIMKDTNMQTNVAAIIDNMKVFSEKLRDNPSALLFRETRTNR, encoded by the coding sequence ATGAAAAACAAGGTAAAATTAGGAATATTTTTTATAGTTACTTTAGTTCTATTAATTGGAGCTATAACTGTATTTGGTAAGTTTAAATTAAAAGGTAATGGATATAGAATATATGTAGACTATGTATTTATTGGAGACTTGCTTGTAAATGGTAAAGTATCATATAGAGGAGGAGGTATTAATATTGGTTTCATAGAAGATATTAGTATTAATCCAGATGGAACTATAAGAGTAACTTTATTTATTACAGACAGAAAAGTTATATTACCAGAAGGCACAAGATTTACTATACAAACAGTAGGTTTGGGGCTTGGTGAAAAATATATTATGGCTACACCTCCAACAATTACAACATCAGGACTTAAATCTATAGAGCCAGAATCTGTTGTGCAAGGTGTAGAGCCTTTTAGCTTGGAAAGCACATTAGGTTCTATAGGAGATATTGGTAAAGATTTAAACTTTGAGCAATTTTCCGAAATATTTACTAATTTATCAAAAACTATTATAAGTATAACTCAAATCATAGGTACCAATGAGAAAACTATTACAGATGTAATTTCAAATTTTAATGAAAGTTTAGCACATATTAATTCTATTACAAAAGATTTATCTAGCATAATTAATGATGTAGAAAATGGTAAAGGTACAGCTGGAATCATTATGAAAGATACAAATATGCAAACAAATGTAGCTGCTATTATTGATAATATGAAAGTATTTAGTGAGAAATTAAGAGATAATCCTTCTGCATTATTATTTAGAGAGACTAGGACTAATAGATAA
- a CDS encoding SGNH/GDSL hydrolase family protein — MLNILCYGDSNTFGLIPVVNKRYSINERWTGILQYILGNDYRIIEEGLNGRTTVFDDPFESGRNGIAYIEIALATHKPLDLIILALGTNDVKVHFSATSNLITKGIKRIIFKIRNSEDSMGYKKPEILLLAPPPIGDKVDIVNDLSGFNQNSVKISKELPEKYKLLAEQEKVYFFDLGSIVQSSEKDQIHLDKESHKIIAENLAREIKNIFNK, encoded by the coding sequence ATGCTAAATATACTATGCTATGGAGATAGTAATACATTTGGTTTAATACCAGTAGTTAATAAAAGATATTCTATAAATGAAAGATGGACAGGAATATTACAATATATTTTGGGGAATGATTATAGGATTATTGAGGAAGGTTTGAATGGCAGAACAACTGTATTTGATGATCCATTTGAGTCTGGTAGAAATGGAATAGCATATATAGAAATAGCATTAGCAACACATAAACCATTAGATTTAATTATACTAGCTTTAGGTACAAACGATGTTAAAGTGCATTTTTCTGCTACTTCTAACTTAATTACTAAGGGAATTAAAAGAATTATATTTAAAATTAGAAATAGTGAAGATTCAATGGGGTATAAAAAACCTGAAATTTTATTGCTTGCCCCTCCTCCTATAGGAGATAAAGTTGATATTGTTAATGACTTATCAGGGTTTAATCAAAATTCTGTAAAAATATCTAAAGAATTGCCTGAAAAATATAAATTGCTTGCAGAACAAGAAAAAGTTTATTTTTTTGATTTAGGAAGTATAGTGCAGTCTAGTGAAAAAGATCAAATACATCTTGATAAAGAATCGCATAAAATAATAGCTGAAAATTTAGCTAGAGAAATAAAAAATATTTTTAATAAATAA
- the leuS gene encoding leucine--tRNA ligase: MEYNFTTIEKKWQKYWKDNQSFKTVSKPTDKKYYVLEMFPYPSGKMHMGHVSNYTIADSIARYYKLLGYDILHPMGWDAFGMPAENAAIDNKTHPAEWTLKNIANMKEQLNLLGYSYDWDREVTTCLPDYYKWGQWFILKMYEKGLLYRKGGDVNWCEHCNTVLANEQVTAEGTCWRCDGEVTKKKLEQWYIKVTDYAEQLDADLKLLEGYWPDNVIAMQKNWIGRSVGAYINFNLDDGKDFPIFTTRPDTIYGVTYMAIAWNYDGLLDMCTAEQRSAVEEFIKKSAKIDQKTDYEKEGVFTGRYVVNPFNGEKAPLYAANFVLAEYGSGAVMAVPAHDQRDFEFAKKYNIPIKVVIQNADNSIKAESMTEAYVEDGIVVNSDILNGLSSRDAIKRAIEYAAEKGFGREQVQYKLRDWLISRQRYWGNPLPFIHCEKCGVVPVPESELPITLPMDIEFTVGENPLKKSASFVNTTCPKCGAPAKRETDTMDTFTCSSWYYARYTDAHNDKMPFDPAAANAWLGVDQYIGGIEHACMHLLYSRFWYKFMRDIGLIKGDEPFNRLLTQGMVLANSYEAKSLKKFYTQEQMNNKEYEKDGIKKEDIIVKMEKMSKSKANGIDPAEIIELFGADAVRIFVMFVAPPEKDKEWSDEGVKGSARFLNRIWNLFLKYKDEEAFKNAKSFDYNNLSKDGQKLFRKYNKTIKKVTIDIKDRFHFNTAIASLMELLNDMSTIKLANNDDYAMFREVIRGYLILLNPIAPHITEELYQILNFGKMIIEERWVEHNEEYCKDDTFELVFQVNGKIRDRVEADVNISEDDAKNQALSSEKVKQFTEGKNIVKVVYVKGKLVNIVVK; encoded by the coding sequence ATGGAATATAATTTTACTACCATTGAAAAGAAGTGGCAGAAGTACTGGAAAGATAATCAATCTTTTAAAACAGTTTCTAAACCTACAGACAAAAAATATTATGTATTAGAGATGTTTCCTTATCCATCTGGAAAAATGCATATGGGACACGTTTCAAACTATACTATAGCTGACTCTATAGCTAGATACTATAAACTGTTGGGTTATGATATTTTACACCCAATGGGATGGGACGCTTTTGGTATGCCTGCTGAAAATGCTGCTATAGACAATAAAACCCACCCTGCTGAATGGACTTTAAAAAATATTGCCAATATGAAAGAGCAGTTAAATTTGCTTGGATACTCATACGACTGGGATAGAGAAGTTACCACTTGTTTGCCTGATTATTATAAATGGGGACAGTGGTTTATATTAAAAATGTATGAGAAAGGGCTTTTATATAGAAAAGGCGGAGATGTTAACTGGTGCGAGCATTGTAATACAGTGTTGGCAAATGAACAGGTTACTGCAGAAGGTACTTGCTGGAGATGTGATGGAGAGGTTACCAAAAAGAAGCTTGAACAATGGTATATAAAAGTTACTGATTATGCAGAGCAGTTAGATGCAGATTTGAAACTATTAGAAGGCTATTGGCCCGATAATGTTATAGCTATGCAAAAAAATTGGATAGGAAGAAGCGTTGGTGCATATATTAATTTTAATTTAGATGACGGTAAAGACTTCCCTATATTTACAACTCGTCCTGACACTATTTACGGTGTTACTTATATGGCTATAGCTTGGAATTATGACGGGCTTTTGGATATGTGTACTGCCGAACAAAGAAGTGCTGTAGAAGAGTTCATTAAAAAGTCTGCTAAGATTGACCAAAAAACAGACTACGAAAAAGAAGGTGTATTTACAGGAAGATATGTAGTTAATCCATTTAATGGAGAGAAAGCCCCTTTATATGCTGCTAATTTCGTTTTAGCTGAATATGGTAGCGGTGCAGTAATGGCTGTTCCTGCTCATGACCAGAGGGACTTTGAATTTGCTAAAAAATATAATATTCCTATAAAAGTTGTTATACAAAATGCTGACAATTCTATAAAAGCAGAAAGTATGACAGAAGCCTATGTAGAAGACGGAATAGTTGTTAATTCTGATATATTAAACGGGCTTTCTTCAAGAGATGCTATAAAAAGAGCAATAGAATATGCAGCAGAAAAAGGTTTTGGAAGAGAGCAAGTACAGTATAAACTTAGAGATTGGCTTATATCAAGGCAGAGATATTGGGGAAATCCTCTTCCTTTTATACATTGTGAGAAATGCGGGGTTGTACCTGTACCTGAAAGTGAGCTTCCTATAACACTTCCTATGGATATAGAGTTTACAGTTGGAGAGAATCCTCTTAAAAAATCTGCTTCATTTGTTAATACAACATGTCCAAAATGCGGTGCCCCTGCTAAAAGAGAAACTGACACTATGGACACATTTACATGCAGTTCTTGGTATTATGCTAGATATACAGATGCTCATAATGACAAAATGCCTTTTGACCCTGCTGCTGCTAATGCTTGGCTTGGTGTTGACCAATATATAGGCGGTATTGAACATGCTTGTATGCACCTTTTATATTCAAGATTCTGGTACAAGTTTATGAGAGATATAGGACTTATAAAAGGAGATGAGCCTTTCAATAGACTTCTTACTCAGGGTATGGTTTTAGCAAATAGTTATGAGGCTAAATCATTGAAGAAATTCTATACTCAAGAGCAGATGAACAATAAAGAATATGAAAAAGACGGCATTAAAAAAGAAGACATTATAGTAAAAATGGAAAAGATGTCAAAATCAAAAGCTAATGGAATTGATCCTGCTGAGATTATAGAGCTTTTCGGTGCTGATGCTGTTAGAATATTTGTTATGTTTGTTGCACCTCCAGAAAAAGACAAAGAATGGTCTGATGAAGGTGTTAAGGGCTCTGCAAGATTCTTAAACAGAATTTGGAACTTATTCTTAAAATACAAAGATGAAGAAGCTTTCAAAAATGCTAAATCATTTGACTATAATAATCTTTCAAAAGACGGACAAAAGTTATTTAGAAAATACAATAAAACTATTAAGAAAGTTACAATAGACATTAAAGACAGATTCCACTTTAATACTGCCATTGCTTCACTAATGGAGCTTTTAAACGACATGTCTACTATAAAATTAGCTAACAATGATGATTATGCTATGTTTAGAGAAGTGATTAGAGGATACTTAATTCTTCTTAACCCTATAGCTCCGCATATCACAGAAGAGCTTTATCAGATATTAAACTTCGGTAAAATGATAATTGAAGAGAGATGGGTTGAACATAATGAAGAATATTGCAAAGACGACACATTTGAATTAGTATTCCAAGTTAATGGTAAAATAAGAGACAGAGTAGAAGCTGATGTTAATATAAGCGAAGATGATGCAAAAAATCAGGCATTATCAAGCGAGAAAGTAAAACAGTTTACAGAAGGCAAAAACATTGTTAAAGTAGTTTATGTTAAAGGCAAGCTTGTAAACATAGTTGTAAAATAA
- a CDS encoding type I phosphomannose isomerase catalytic subunit — MYIFEFKEIGKESIWGGNTLVKSYSKPFDKDKNIGESWEICDLKNDKNVVSNGEFKDKNISFVIEQLGEKLLGTNCKNNKDFPLLIKLIDVRDKLSIQVHPDEEYANKKHNKHGKNEMWYIMEADKNAKLLIGLKKGIDKNKLKEAIENNENIENMFNYFDVKKGDAFYIPNGCIHAIIGDILIAEIQTPSDITYRLYDWNRVDKNGNSRELHIEDSFNVIKDIDAFQLKSKKENLLKKDNIEINNIFSNEYFIVEEYIIKNKYTSKTNNKTFEIILVIEGNGTIASDENSVELEAGKTVLLPAYLGKYSINSEKGIKLLRVTV; from the coding sequence ATGTATATATTTGAATTTAAAGAAATAGGAAAAGAGTCTATTTGGGGCGGAAATACATTAGTTAAATCTTATTCTAAACCTTTTGATAAAGATAAGAATATTGGTGAAAGTTGGGAAATATGTGATTTAAAAAATGATAAAAATGTTGTTTCTAACGGTGAGTTTAAAGACAAAAATATATCATTTGTCATAGAACAGCTTGGAGAAAAACTTTTAGGAACTAATTGCAAAAATAATAAAGACTTTCCACTATTAATAAAATTAATAGATGTAAGAGATAAATTGTCAATACAAGTTCACCCAGATGAAGAATATGCTAATAAAAAACATAATAAGCATGGCAAAAATGAAATGTGGTATATTATGGAAGCGGATAAAAATGCTAAACTTCTAATAGGGTTAAAAAAAGGTATTGATAAAAATAAATTAAAAGAAGCTATAGAAAATAATGAAAACATAGAAAATATGTTTAATTATTTTGATGTAAAAAAAGGAGATGCTTTTTATATACCTAATGGATGCATACATGCTATAATAGGAGATATCTTAATAGCAGAAATACAAACGCCAAGCGATATTACATATAGGCTTTATGATTGGAATAGAGTAGATAAAAATGGAAACTCAAGAGAACTTCATATAGAAGATTCTTTTAATGTTATTAAAGATATAGATGCTTTTCAATTAAAGTCAAAGAAAGAAAATTTATTAAAAAAAGATAATATAGAAATAAATAATATATTTTCAAATGAATATTTTATAGTAGAAGAATATATTATTAAAAATAAATATACTTCTAAAACAAATAATAAAACATTTGAAATAATATTGGTAATAGAAGGAAATGGAACAATAGCAAGCGATGAAAATAGTGTTGAATTAGAAGCTGGAAAAACTGTTCTTTTACCTGCATATCTTGGAAAGTATAGCATTAATAGTGAAAAAGGTATAAAATTATTAAGAGTGACGGTTTAA
- a CDS encoding inositol monophosphatase family protein produces MPIFKKLSDEQKQELREKKEIEAKINKISKSSLNRCIKDAEYIAIKAGKYSLKFFSSPKKISHKGKTDLFTEIDVKNEKMIREYLAKKYPKFGFYGEESGQTDNDKDFNWIVDPIDGTTNFIHGYPFYCVSIGLAYKNIPILGVVYNPITDTVYKAHIKSKAYKNKKVISVSNNNKLIDSLIITGFYYNTSTDDDFLNNRMIDFANMVKRSLAVRRDGSAALDICMVAEGIADGFFEYGLSPWDICAGTVILKQAGGMVTNINMKEYDIFSKKQYVASNKKIHKEMIKVLE; encoded by the coding sequence ATGCCTATATTTAAAAAATTAAGTGATGAACAAAAACAAGAGCTAAGAGAGAAAAAAGAAATAGAGGCAAAGATAAACAAAATATCAAAATCTAGCTTAAATAGATGTATAAAAGATGCTGAATATATTGCAATTAAAGCAGGAAAATATTCTCTTAAGTTTTTTTCTTCTCCAAAGAAAATATCTCATAAGGGTAAAACAGATTTATTTACAGAGATTGATGTAAAAAATGAAAAAATGATAAGAGAATATTTAGCTAAAAAATATCCAAAATTTGGTTTTTATGGAGAGGAATCTGGACAAACTGATAATGATAAAGATTTTAACTGGATAGTAGACCCTATAGACGGAACTACTAACTTTATACATGGTTATCCATTTTACTGTGTATCTATCGGTTTAGCATATAAAAATATACCTATACTTGGTGTTGTTTATAATCCTATAACAGACACAGTATATAAAGCACATATAAAATCAAAAGCATATAAAAACAAAAAAGTAATTAGTGTAAGCAATAATAATAAATTAATAGACTCTTTAATAATTACAGGTTTTTATTATAACACTAGCACTGATGATGATTTTCTAAACAATAGAATGATAGATTTTGCTAATATGGTTAAAAGAAGTTTGGCAGTTAGAAGAGATGGTTCTGCGGCATTAGATATATGTATGGTAGCAGAAGGTATTGCTGACGGATTTTTTGAATATGGATTATCACCTTGGGATATATGTGCGGGTACTGTGATTTTGAAGCAAGCTGGCGGTATGGTAACAAACATTAACATGAAAGAATATGACATATTTTCAAAAAAACAATATGTAGCAAGTAATAAAAAAATTCATAAAGAAATGATAAAAGTACTTGAATAA